From the Macrobrachium nipponense isolate FS-2020 chromosome 9, ASM1510439v2, whole genome shotgun sequence genome, the window ATCAGGTAATAAGTTTACTCTGAGAAGGTGGGATATGACTCCCTGGAAGACACGGTTAAGCCTGACCCTTGTGATCAATGGTCAGACAAAAACAATCAGGCAATGCCTGCTGCCACAGCAGTTTGCTGGCTCTTAGCACGTCTGCTATCCAACATTCTGGATTACTCTCCGGTGCTTTGTTGACAGATCATGATTTGTATTCTGAGATCTCGCTCCTCTATGGATCAACTACACATGTTCAGCTGCTAACTATATGCTGGCAAGTCTACTTAGGTGCCACACTTCCCCATCTCCACTGAGATTCTTATTGCTGCATCGAGAACTTTTCAAGCTAATAAATCTATACAAATTTTGCGCAAGTTTGTATACTTCTGAATGTGCGTGCTGCCCGCAACTAAACTTGAGAACAAACTTCCGCAGACTTCGCATCACTGCGCGCTGCAACAACTTTAATCTGGATGCATGAGCCTCCTTCTGAGGCAAAGTATAAACCACAGGACTACAGTCTCTTGAGCACTAGAAGGGCAGACCAATCTGGAAGGCCTCTATCAGGGCATAGAAGGATGTGGTGATGCCAATGATGCCAAACAGGAAGCCCAAGAAAATAACAAACCAGTCGTAGGCTATGTCTCCCCACTCTAATTTCCCGGCCTTTATTTTTAGGTGGAAGTAGCAGGGCCAGATGAAGGACAACATCGTGCCAGTGAAGGACCCGATCAGCCCCATCAAGATGGCGAAGTGTGGGATTGATATGGCCATGAGGATGGTGAACACTACTACGATCACCCGTATGCCTAAGGCCCAGACTTTCAATTCCCCATCCAGTGCCCAGACAGAGGGGAAGACCGTTTTTGGACGACCTCGGAAGAAAGTGACTTCGATGATTTCACAAGCAGCATAATAAGGTAGTGGGTAAGACAGCAGCGCTTTCACAACTAGGATGAGATTCACAAAACCTTTGAAGGTCGGGTTTGGCAAGTTGTTGGTGATCACCTCCTCTGTGTCTTCGGCCCAGGTCAGGAACCCAACGTAGCCGAAAAGAGACTTGAAGAGGGCAGCACTGATGTGACTCCAGTTCAACATGCAGGTGAATTTAGACCTGTCGATGAGGTTGTACTCGAGCGTTGGCAGGAAGATGTGGGAAGTGTAGCTGAAGACGATGATCCCAAGAGCTATTGGGAACTCTAAAATGTCAATTCGGAACATGACTTTGGACCAAGCCCAGGTGGGGGCGTTGCCTATGCAGTAGGCgaagataatgatgttgatggcGAGATGGGCAATCATGCACCAGAAGGAGAGTGTGGAGACGTGGTGGAGGTTTTTGAGGAATCCGCAGGGCAGGAGGATGATGCCGCAGATCATCATCCAAGACCTGGTGTCAATCGGTCCGTCTGGGAAGCTGCCTATCATCAGGTCTCCGCAGAGCACGATGTAGAGGATACAGGTCATCAGCAGCTCGATTAACTAGAAGTAACATGGCAGATTAGATTACGGCAATGAATGATGCTGCATCCAGGCAAGCAGTAATAAACATAAGTGTCAAATCTATTCAAACATGGCACATCATCTCTGAATAAACAGTGTCAAAACTATTCAACAAGACACATCACCTCTGGAATACCTGCAAATTATGAACATGGAAATAACCAACATTCAGTCATAAGACTcttgctatactctgtttttttccatctgtccatccgcctgtggtggtcatgcattgtaacactgcgtcccgggctttaaatagttacgctatgtgtaagtttgaagtaaataaaaggatatcttggtgttcatttgcaactgaaaagtgttttaatagtttactgtatgcgaattacaccgttaatattcgaaataggatattatttaaagcccaggacgcagtgttaccatgaggAAACGCTACAGGCAgttggacaaatggaaaaaaacagagtatagtattatTTTCTTTGGTATCATTACAAACCATCAAATGTAAAACTTGCCGTCTGCTACCCAGTAGTAAACAAACTCACAATGACAGCAAAAAATACTATACTAATATTCCAGCTTCCTCACCTGAGCTGAGTTGACGATTTTCCCGCCCCACTTTTGGCCGAAGACCTCCTTAGCGATGCCCTTGTAGGAGTGCCGAACCCTGACCAACTGTCCCTCCTCGTTCAGGTCGTAGAGACAGTCCACCAGGATCTTGCCCGTGTAGCAGCAGATGTAGGCTATGCCAATCATGGCCACGAGGGCCCAGTAGCCTCCGTGCAGCACGGCGTATGGAAGGGACACGATGAACATCCCCTGGAAGAGCGGGAAACATGGAGACGTGGAgctggtgttcatttgaaagaagtaacagtaggtaatgggaaatacagaaagagtcagttattaaaaaagaggaatataaactattattattactgttattgttattatagaccaagcccaccaaaggggccactgacttgaaattcaagcttcctactatgaatatggtgttcatttaaaagaagtaacagtaggtaatgggaaatacagagagtcagttattataaaagagcaatataaattattattattataattgatcaaacccacaaaaggggccactgatttgatattcaagcttcTTACTAAGAATACGGTGTCcatttgaaagaggtaacagtaggtaacgggaaatacagaaacaagagatcagttacttgaaaacatatataatttgacaaatgaataaataaacaatgctTGAGGGAAGATGATGCCTGGTGAAGACGCCCTAAAATCGATACAGAAGAGCAGACTAGAGAGTTGGGGACCAAGGAAGAAACCTGGATGGAGAAAAATTCACATACAAATATACGAAGAAGTTAACACTGAGCTTTAGACTTTAATAAGACAATGGCGCCTTGAATAATAACGGAGAGTGTTCCTTATGACGATTAAAATGGTGATGAATGGGAGATGAAGATGGCCTCTAGACCAATATCCAAAGAGTATTCTTTGGATATTGGCCTTGACGATGCTCAGATTGTTACACTTCTGACTTGCCGTCCCAGTGACTGTCTTTggtctatagtagattcgcagcaaccgtgcatttgatatataggccagtcccttatgacgctcctgattggctgatgataagccagtcactgggctggaaactctgtctctctcgagagttcacatgggtaggatgtttgttccacctctcctgaggtatacgtctttcaggagaggtggaacatagatcctacccatgtgaactttcgagagagacagagtttccagccctgtgactgtcttatcaacagccaatcaggagcgtcgtaagggacgggcctagacatcaaatgcacggttgctgtgaatctactatagtattgttTTTGGCGGTAATGAAAGAATCAGAAAAAGAGAATAAGAATACCTTAACAGAGAAAGGAGAAGGGAGAGTGAATAATGATATCATCAGCCTAAAAAATGGTGATTTACTCGATTTTTTGTGGTGGTACGTTatgattttatattaaatttagtGTTTCGCAGTAGGACACTTAATAAAATCAGAAAAGTAAGGTGTATTatgttgcatgtatgtatattatatataagtatcatatatatatatatatatatatatatattatataatatatatatatatctatatagatatcatagatatTCGCCAAAATcctacgagacagagagagagagtttaatttcgGTAAATACTTTTGCATGAGTTGTGCAGAACACTGAAGAAGCAGCGAGAGAGTTTTAACCTATTCCAATACTTTctcactgcagagagagagagagagataccgccTATCGATGAAGTCACCCACTGAACTCGGCAAGAACTGCCTTATCACCTTAACGTTAATTAACTATGACGTCTCTCGCTGTGGCACTAAACGTTTGAGTTGAGTTACGAGACGCATTTGCCCAAAAGGGCCGAATGATTTACTATACCTTCTCCTGTCGAATTCTCTCAGAAGTGAAAGGCAGTAAACCCGGAAGTTTAAAGCCAAATCATTTTTAACATATCAattgaccaccacaagagggatctgaatgaattctattcgaacataatctccgctatgcttgcttcgggcaggattgcctacagatttcgtcaaggtaattctcgtaatatacctggatggaatgacttggttaaagatctgtatacatactcacgagaaatgtttttactgtggaggcaaaatggtagccccagggaagggcacactgcattactaatgagacaggcgaaagcgcagttcaaacttgctcttaagcactgcaggttaaatgaaaaacaactaagagccgatgcaatgtctagaaacttagaatctggtgattatcctcgtctttggaaagatatccagtccttaaatcccaaaactaaaaagctatcacagagagtaggggaagcagtcggagacgaagctattgcaagaatgtggggcgatcacttcaacaatatcctgaattgcataaatgatcaagattcccgaagggatgtagataacctccttactgacaacattcaatttcattttgcagaccgtattacgccaggtaacatcagcgatgccataaacagcctacctaataataaatcacccggctgtgatggtcttcctgcagaggccttcaaattctgccatccgataatttacattttgctagctgccctactCAATGCGTGCA encodes:
- the LOC135218455 gene encoding vesicular inhibitory amino acid transporter-like; the protein is MPFPLPFLSAAKETASTVWTGVKGAMPESCLGGPDERLNFAKFGRNRGDVEMTAVNKPEGGGGGGGEPGEGGGELAEGLEGQPPLQREGSVGSMSTTVGVEGSDHDMITEWQAGWNVTNAIQGMFIVSLPYAVLHGGYWALVAMIGIAYICCYTGKILVDCLYDLNEEGQLVRVRHSYKGIAKEVFGQKWGGKIVNSAQLIELLMTCILYIVLCGDLMIGSFPDGPIDTRSWMMICGIILLPCGFLKNLHHVSTLSFWCMIAHLAINIIIFAYCIGNAPTWAWSKVMFRIDILEFPIALGIIVFSYTSHIFLPTLEYNLIDRSKFTCMLNWSHISAALFKSLFGYVGFLTWAEDTEEVITNNLPNPTFKGFVNLILVVKALLSYPLPYYAACEIIEVTFFRGRPKTVFPSVWALDGELKVWALGIRVIVVVFTILMAISIPHFAILMGLIGSFTGTMLSFIWPCYFHLKIKAGKLEWGDIAYDWFVIFLGFLFGIIGITTSFYALIEAFQIGLPF